attaaaggtaTAATagtattttctattaaaattatatataatctttttgtatttaggttaactcAAACATTTTAGAATAAACAGATTAAAGAGAATTCaagtttctttctcttttatgttcatttttttttatgttaatctggattaatttaacatggtatcaaagttGATTTTATGGAACAAGGTTAATCCCAAACATAGCTTTTCGcggatccaatttttttttttttttgagtaatATTTTGTCTTTCGCTTCTACAAAAACGGGTATTTGTCTTTCCTTTAGCTTTTGCAATTTGATATTTGCATTCAATTTCTGTAATTTATGTTATGTTTTGGagtaatatataatttcaagaagatattagtttagtttttgcgatatttgtttagtttttgcaTTCTAGTACTTTGTCTTTCATTGCTTTTGCATTAtggttcttttttgtttgttaattatggCTACCAAAAGAGATGATTCGCCTCAATCTGTGAGTGTGAGTTTGGATGGAAAGAATTATTCATACtggagttatgtaatgagaaatttccttaagggtaaTAAGATGTGGGGATATGTTAGTAGAACTTATATGATGCCTAAGAATACTGAGGATGAGGATGCtattttgatagatacatgggaagtAAGCAATGCAAAGATTATTAattggatcaacaattctgttgagcatttCATAGGTACATAGTTGGTGAAATATGAGACAATAAAGGAGGTTTGagatcatctgcaaaggttattcacgcaatcaaattttacaaagcAATACCAGTTAAAGAATaacatacgagctcttcatcatAAGAATATaagtattcaagagttttattctgctatgacagatctttgaGATTAATTAGCTTTTACATAATTGGCAGAATTAAAGGTATGTGGTGCCTATATTAAGTGTAGAGAGCAGCAACGATTTGTAtagtttttaacagcactttGTAGTGATTTTGAAagacttagaggttcaattctgcatcgttctcgACTGCCCTATATTGACTTTGTTGTTAATGagttatttcttgaaaaaatacgTCTTCAGTCTTATTCTAAAAAGAGAATTCTTTCTGCTTCGAATCCTTCTGTACTAGCAGTACCTTTTAATTCATTATCTAATCATCAAAATAAGCTTTACACAAAAGTTGGCTTTGATGAGTGCAATTTCTGTAAGAAAAAAGGTCATTGGAAAGCCTAGTGTCCCAAGTtgaaacaacaaaatcaagctTGAAAGCATGACAGCCAGTCataatctaatgctcatagaccaccttaGAGTTATAAACCACCACACCATAATACTGCAATAGTAACTTCATCGGGCCCTGTCACCTATCTTAGTACTTTAGCTAatcaatttcagaagtttctctccttacaACCACAAGCAATGTTTGTTTCTCCCTCCATAGGTAAGTTGCCTCATAGTTTCTTAGGCATTTAATATTCTGAATGGATCTTAGATTCTAGTGCTTCacatcatatgtctccagattctTCATATTTTACCTCTGTATCCCTTTCACCCTTCATTCCTATCGTACCCGCTCGAGAGCTCGACGTCAAGGCGACTCTTCCTGATAGTAGGGATTGATGTTGTggtctttgttttgtgaaaaagggagttgccacctagtattatggtcactagaaaacctaaCTAGTCTTTCAGAGATTTTAAGGCAGGGGACTAGTTGCGTAAATGGAAGgttttagcacccctagtacgccctacctaaggtaagctgcttggtgtttggtttgccttgtaattgctatggtgttgatgTTCTTTAATCCCATTACTTTCCTAGGATATAAGTCTGCTCTGATGAACAAACTTGGATTCAAAGTCAAAGGGAAAGAACCTTGGCCAATACGGGGCATACCTTTAGATATGTCTGTAGGGTGCCAAAAAGAAACAGTGCAGATCTCTTgaagtctatgtttgatttgaaataaattcagAATTTATAAATTTGGAGACAACTAAGATAGAAATATAAGGAGATTCAATGTGCCTAAAAGCtaatttttcccttagtatttcaagtgttcgcgactcataaatcgcaaggaagaggaaaaaaaaactaagaaatctaaggaaattcaaagtgctttaaaaacccatttttgccttagtatttcatatttttttatggctcATAAATTGtggaatcaaaatttgaaatgtcctcaattataattgAGGCTTCTTCCAAGGATGTGCTATTAAatggttcaaaataaaatttcagacATAAATCTACCCTTATGTTAAAACtaaacaagttgtatttctattaacaatattttggatatttaccttTCATGGGTTTATTTGCCCTTATATTATCGAGGGATAATGACTTGTTAttctaagaaaaattatttgtttgatgtttatcacttagggtttctttatccaaatattaatagtGAACAATGGCtaattattcccaataatattttgaatattaacccttttggggtttctttatccaaacttttgtagtgaataataacaaattattcctaataatattttggatattaaccccTTTGGGGTTTATTTATCTCAACATTAATAATGAGGTTTATTTATCTCAAcattaataatgaataataacaaattattcctaataatattttggatatttatcccttttggatttctttatccaaacattaataatgaataataacaaattattcctaataatattttggatatttacctcatttgggatttctttatccaaacattaatagTGAATAAAGACGAATccctaaaaataagatttttatattttcgaaatattggccaacatcctttgaaatttataaacatgttgtaaaatgaGTGCGCAACATAGTTTCTCAATCACGGTATACCTAGCCTCGCATTCTATGAACTTCTTGCTTAGGTAATAAATGACCCTTTCCTTCCTTTCGGTCTCGTCATGTTGGCTAAGTACACACCCCATTGCTATTTTAGTTACTGTTAAGTATAATATCAATGGCCTTTCTAGTAAAAAAGGAACAAGCAGGGGTGGATTCAGTAAATACTGCTTGATTTTCTCGAAAGCTTCTTTGCACTCTTCATTCCAAATTCTAGgattcttcttccttaacaaaCAAAAGATTGGATCGCAAGTCTTGGTTAACTGGGATTTAaaccgagcaatgtaattcaaccttcctaagaaacCTCTTACATCCTTCTTAGTCTTGGGAGCTGGCATAGATCGAATAGCCCTTACTTTGTCAGGATCCatttctatccctttgtcactcaccaCGAATCCTAACAACTTCCCACATTTTACACCGAATGAACACTTTGCAGGGTTAAGCCTTAACCTATATTTTCTTagtctttcaaataatttcttcaatatttggacatgattctctcctTCTCTAGATTTAGCAATCATATCATCCACCAATACCTCAATCTCCTtatgcatcatatcatgaaatagaGTCAACATGGCTCTTTGGTAGGTGGCCCCAgcattctttaacccaaatggcatgaccttgtaacAAAAGGTTCCCCATGGTGTTACAAATGTTGTCTTCTCCTTATCTTCTTGCGCCATTTTTATCTGATTGTAGCCCGAAAAtccatccataaaggaatatgTGGAGCTACGTGCTGCATTGTCAACTAGCATATCTATGTGTGGCAGTGGAAAATTGTCTTTAGGGCTCGCCCAGTTTAAGTCCCTAAAGTCCACACAGACTTTGATCTTACCTTCCTTCTTGGGCACTACCACTATGTTGGACACCTATTGTGGGATTTGACTACCTTTAGAAATCCAGCATTCcactatttttcaatttctgccTTTACTTTGATTAAAATCTTTGAATGAGTTCTCTTCAACTATTGTTTAAATGGCTTGCATCCTTCTACCAATGGTACCCTATGTACTACAATATCAGTatccaaaccaggcatatccaTGTAAGACCAGGCAAAGACATCTACATAATCTCGGAGTAATACAATCAACTCTTCCCTTTCTTTAGGAGTGCTCATAGTCCCTATCTTTAGTTCTCTCTTAATTTCCTTAGTGCCCACATCTATGGTTTCAAGCTCCTTTTTAGCGGGTTTCCAATCTTGCTCTTGCTGCTCTATTAGTTTTGTGAATtccctaatgttatttttatcacattcttcctcttctactaCTACTATATATTCcttaaagtttggccattcattctcaatgTAAAGTGTAGGTGTTGTTATGGAAGATCCGCTTCTAGGAAACCTGAAAGCGGAAAGTGATGTGTAAATGCACAGtaaaaacataaagataaattttgaaaatgtatGATCTCATTAAAAGGAAAATCCCGTCTTTTGGCtaaaaaacaaggataaaatccAATTGACATCTCGAGCCTCTATGGATTGTCAATCAAAACGGAAAAAATAAGCAAcaaaatttgacaaaataaaaaaacattgttgattacaTTTTGAACACCAACGGAGctcccaattctggaacttctCTCCCTTGGCTAGCTTTTGAATGAAGGTCTTGGTGGCAACTTCTTCCAGAGTGTAGATGCTTAACTATGACATCACTTCGTCCCTTCTTCCAACTCCAGTCTCCTCCATAATGCCCTTAGCTTCATCTtccttgtcataacccaattctgggttattcccaaaaaataacttctttttcaaaataaaaatcaaaaaataaaataaaggctggcaatATGGAGAAAGTTGGCCGGGGAATTAAGCTGCAATTTTTTGTACCCCATTATGTccaaaaaaggagaaaacaatgcaaattcaaggttaaattaaatgattattggacgcatttgcataaaaattaagtccaaaaacataattaaatttttaataggtcaatttgatttaattaaattgaattttaattatgtgtgagaattaattttgattcaattaaaggatttaattaagtgcaaggacttaattatactttaaatgggttaaattaattatatttggggcttaattagtgaaaaactaagtccaagaacataattaaatttttaataggccaatttgatttaatcatgggccaaattaaattttaattatatttaaaaattaatttaggtccaattgaaggatttaattaagtgttaggatttaattattactttaaatgggtcaaattaattttatttggggcttaattggtgaaaaattaaattttggagcttaatttgagcttaattgagaagattggaattttaaaagcccaaatttaatttttaccaagttaattgattgaaattgggGGCccaattgcaagaaaattgaagttttggggtccattaggggttaaattgataaaattcgcATCCAGGGACCAATCTGCAAGAGGCGCCACactttaggggcttaattgacaaaaaccgggggctaaattgaataaattgaaagtttaatggtcaattaggggttaaattgacaaatttcaagaccaaggaccatattgtAAAAGGCGCGCAAACTTCAATTAGGGGTTCAatggaaagaaattgaaagacagaggactaaattgaaattcagtaaaaatccctaatttagttcaaaacggcgccgttttacattaaaaaaaaaaaaaaagaggaccagacgacgcgtcgtctgatcactattcattgtctttttcttttaccCGGACAAAACTGGTTCGGTAGCCTCCTTTGGAGGTGCATTTAATGCATCAAACGTCCACAAAAATTAACCAAACTTGCACGAAAATGATCCTCTACAGTCACTCTACATCCCCATGTGAAGCTTTCAGTCTGAATGACAGCATATCGGCGCCGGCGCTGGCCTAAACATGCCCACTCAGGCAGCTTTTTCTGCAGAATTGACAACTCAGGATGCCTACTTTGGgccaatggttgggatccttcccaactgaatcaatggCTGAAATTTTACCCCGATGTAGacgagattaccctcttccaccgcctataaatagaggcagaTTTGATGCCCTGAGAGAGgagaaaatcgggtccaaagtTGACAAAAAATCAGCCTCACTGCCCCGGTTTCTGCAGTttctccccccctctctctctccactgCTCCAGCCTCCAAACAAAGCCACCATTGGCTTCTCCACCACCAACTCCACCACGGTAAACCGCCAACCAACCACAGAGCAGCCACCGTgaccttctctctcttctccttccatctgttctctctcctctgtaactttttcttcttcctcccacAGCCGACTCCGGCCACCATCACCTCAGCCAACTCTCCCTGAACCACCGACAAAACCACCTCATCACGACCGAGACCAACACCAGGCAACTTCCTCCTCCCAGCTTTGCATCTTCTTCCTCGCCATGACTGTTGCATGCAGAATGAATTCTCGTTCTGCATCCAGCGGGATAATTAACATGGTTGCTGGGTTGGGCTAGCAACCATGCAGGCCTGGGTCGGACCATTTGGGTTCTGGCTggcccaaataaaaaaaactttttgggcTGAGATTGGCCCAACCATTTTGGGCCGATAATGGCCCACCCTTTTGTaggctgggccggcccagcccacatatttttatataatataatataatatatattataatattattttaaaaaaaataaaaacaaatccaaaaaaaaattttcaaaaatcattttaaaaaatttgtgattttttcaaaatatttttctatccattttgcataatattgggttctatatttacattgtaaaatagaaatccggtattaaaatacccggtttttctccaaaaaatttttttttaaaaaaatttcaaaaacatttttaaaaaatatatattttgttgcatacggccaaatcctaaaatttttcaagcatatttttcgtaaaaacaaaaaaacaaaaattgcatcgttttcatttaaaaaaaaaatggatatcgtaaccagtttatgattatccattaggatttggccaaaatgtcaaaaacctttccaatctttttttttagggtctagatgtagactttaatatttgtggggtgtaaaattacacgataaagtacaccctcaggtattaaagatacaaaagtgtaaaaatgcgatgctaaagttcagactttagaactgttaggatttaacccgataaggtagagactctctcatgaagagagatctgccttgagccttagaaaagaccaacgaatagaaacccgacctagaaaaacaatgaaacaacaatgcagcttaccttaggtagggtgcactgggggtgatgcgttttccccttgcacaaccaatcccttactcagactcttgcagaccataggttcctagtgaccataatactaggtggcgactcctaaaaattaatcataattttatgattaaaaccaaaaaaccctTCCCAACATACACCTCACATCAGGAGGCACGACAAAGAGCCTTTGTCGTCGCTAGAAGACGTCGTGACCCCCCGCGACATTCCTCTAAAGTGTTTATGTTCATAGAgagtttctgaaaaaaaaaaaattcaggccCTTTTTCAGGTTGCATCACATATGCGGCCTTCGGGAATGAAACCCTGATTGGAGGAATGGCTAAGTTTTCTTCTTTAGGCTTCCTTCAATCCTAGCCATTCTCTTGCTCTCTTCTTGCACCAGCAGCTCGCTTGTAATCCTATTTCTTGGGCTTATATCCAAGCCCAAACCTTTGTTCTGCAGCTTTTACCTTTATTAGGGTAATCCTCTCAGGTTTTCCAACTTCAACATCATATTGGAAAGGAATCTTGTACTTCAAAAAACTTTTAGCAGCCATTCTGGTGGCCTGTGAGATCTTTGGTTTCCTCACCACTGTGTTTTCAGGCACCCACTTGGTATTCACAACCTCAAATGCATGAAAGTCTCTATCCCTACAGTCTTCAGCTTCAATGAATGGAACCGCCACATTCCTCACCATTGATATAGTCTCCTCAGCCTTAACAGTAACTAAAACACCGTTGGCAATGTATTTCAAGCATTGATGCAATGAGGAGGCGACAACTCCCACAAAATGTATCTATGGCCTTcctaacaacatactataggaagggtggatgTCCATCACTTGAAGGGTTACTAGAAAGACTTGTGGGCCCACGACTAGTTCGACCTCAATTATCCCTATCACCTGTCTAGGTGAGCCATCGTAAGCTCTGGCCATCTTCACACTTGGTTGCATATGTGAGGGATCTATCGGCATTTCATCTATCATATACCTTGGTAACACATTAGGGCTGAGTCGTTATTGATGAGAACTTTACCGATGAGACAATCTTTGCATCGGACCGTGACATATAGAGGCTTATTATGTCCCATACCCTTAACATCAAGCTCATCTTCTGTGAAATACAAGTAATTGGCATCATGAATCCTCCCTACTAGATGCTCTATAGCCTTTTGTTCCATATCTTAGGGCACGTAAGCCTCATTCAATACTTTTTACAAAGCATTGCGATGTGGCTCAGAGTTGAGTATTAATGACATGATGGAAATCTTTGCCGGAGTCTTCTTCAGCTGGTCCACTATACAGTACTCACTATGCTTCATCACCTTTAAGAACTCATTTGTCTCCTCCTTAGTCACGAGTTTATTCACCTCTAGCtctttaacaaaatcaattgcTTCTTTGCCcttagtttttctttgtttctctaaTTCCTCAAGCGTGAAACAACAGCCACTCTAGGTTAGTCCACTTATCTCAGTTTGGAACAAAGGTAAGGGAGCTTCAATACTTGAGGTACACCCATAATTACCAGGCATCATCTTGTATTCTATTTTGTTTGCAGATGAGGGCTTAGTCAAGACTAACTTTGAGAGCCCATTAGCTATTGATTGGACCCTACACTTCTCTATCATCTCTATCTCTCCATTGTCTTCTATAGCCTCAACTCTCAACTCTCCTATGGTCAACATTCTTGCGACCTTTTAATGAAACTCGATGCATTCATCAATATGATGCCCTTTCTTTTAATGGAATGGGCAAAAGTCACTTTTCCCTATGCAACGTCCAATTGATTTCTTTAAGTGTCCAAACCGTACCAACATCTCGTATAGCCTTGTCATGGTCACTTTTAAAACCTTTCCTTTGTTATCAATTTCCACGGCATTCACCTCACTACTACTAGCAGTATGTTTGGGTAAATGATTCGTATTCATAATAGGTGAATCCTCAAAAGTGACCTATCCAACTTTGATCAACTACAACACCCTTTTCTTAAAAGCAACGCATGTCTCAATGCTATGACTTGCATTACCAACATGGTACTCACAAGTCACTTCAGGATTATAACAAGCAGGGAAAGGTGGTTGCTTAGGTGGTATCGGTATAGGAGCTATCTACCCAATACTTAGTAATTTGAAATAGAACTCCTTCAAGGTTATTGGTAAGGGTGGTAACTGCTTTTCCAGTTGTCGGTTGTTTCTCTTTTGGTAACTGTTTTGGTTATTTGTAGAGAAGTTTGCTTGATTTGGGTTGGTTTAAGATGGAGGTTTTAGCAAAGTTGATACTAGTGACTTAGGAGGTAGGTGTTTGGTAGCTTTTAGTTTTTCCTTTATATCCACCTTCTAGGATATTCACCtcagtttccttttttttccaacGAAACCCCTCTTCTCTACAGGTTCCATAATTCTCCCACTTTAGATCCCTTATTCAATCCTCTCGGCAATCCGCACAGCATTATAGAAATGCTGGGTTGAGCTACCCATAAGGTGCTCATAGTATGGAACCCTAAAAGTATTGGCAAATAGTGTCACCATTTCCATTTCTATTAGTGGAGGTTGCACATGGATGGCTTGGTCTTAACACTTTTGAGCGTAAGCCCTCACAGAGTCTTGATTTCCTTTCTCTATAGTCATAAGACTAGTCCTATCAGGAGCGATCTCAAGATTGAACTTGTATTTCTTTTCTGCCAGGCTGCCCATTTTTTGATCCTCATGTTGTCAAGCCTCATATACCAACTGAGGGTAGACCCCATTAGGCTATCCTGAAAGAAGTAAATTAACATCTTATTATCATGGATAACTTCTGCCATCTTGTTATAGTAGGACCGAAGATGGGTATTTGGGCATTCCATCCCAGTATACTTAACAAACTCTAGCACTCTGAACTTCTTTGGTATTACAATGCTAGGTACTAAGCACACTTCAACTGCCCTAATAGGGtcaaataaatcatttcctTCAACGGCCCTTAACCTCTCTTCTATAGCAGTCCACTTATCATCCCTCACACGATCAGAAAATCTGACATCATGTGGATCTTTGTTTGTTAAATCCATTGCAATGGGAATTCGAATGGGCTGAGAAGGGTCAAGATGGTGTTTATCCAAAGTATTTGCCCCTATATTTTGAGGTGTAATAGGGATTTTTGCTGCTGGTGGTGCTTCATCGGGTTAGGTAGATGTTTCTTCTCCATCTCTAGCTTTCAACAGTTGCTCGAGCAGACTTGTTAGGCATGCGACATCATTTCAAACTCCCTCTAGCTCTCTAGCTTTCAAGGTATTAAGTCTTGTCGCACTGGCTTCTGCTGgcgattttttttcattgtgcgTTTGATTGATTTGATTGGTTCATTGGAGTCActacctagtatttaattgagggctactaggaaaccctgatgtactggtcttgtcagagattcatgggtaagggattggttgtggttagggaaggtattagcacccctaacgcaccctacctgaggtaagctgcttcgtgacattaatgtgttaaagaagttttaataattgtctttttatcggatattagaaatacaacttacatataagttaataattctagACCgtaagcaaatcaaaatattaaattcttctttattctttgcaattttatcataaaaaaaaatctataaaacaaatacacttattatatttttcctttttcttttttcttacacactacaaattatacaaattaaaaaaaaaactaagtaaaaattacattaaacacttcaaaaattacaaaacagacCCAAAAAACTCCAAAAATTACAGGGGAGGCCTTCTGCAACTGCAGGAACAGTGGTGGTGCGTTTGTCCACGCTCCATCGCCACTggtggcgcgtgggttcacgcgtcACCGCCAATGAAGGTGGCAACATTAGTGGATCGGGATCGTCTTCCTCTTCTCTATCTCCCTACGTCATTGGTGAGGGTCACTGCCAcctacaacaaagaaaaaagcacaCAAACAGTTgttgattttaagttttcttt
This genomic interval from Populus alba chromosome 1, ASM523922v2, whole genome shotgun sequence contains the following:
- the LOC140955215 gene encoding uncharacterized protein codes for the protein MEQKAIEHLVGRIHDANYLYFTEDELDVKGMGHNKPLYVTVRCKDCLIGKVLINNDSALMCYQVTVKAEETISMVRNVAVPFIEAEDCRDRDFHAFEVVNTKWVPENTVVRKPKISQATRMAAKSFLKYKIPFQYDVEVGKPERITLIKSWRGRRCKAGRRKLPGVGLGRDEVVLSVVQGELAEKKLPEWACLGQRRRRYAVIQTESFTWGCRVTVEDHFRAKLGYDKEDEAKGIMEETGVGRRDEVMFPRSGSSITTPTLYIENEWPNFKEYIVVVEEEECDKNNIREFTKLIEQQEQDWKPAKKELETIDVGTKEIKRELKIGTMSTPKEREELIVLLRDYVDVFAWSYMDMPGLDTDIVVHRVSNIVVVPKKEGKIKVCVDFRDLNWASPKDNFPLPHIDMLVDNAARSSTYSFMDGFSGYNQIKMAQEDKEKTTFVTPWGTFCYKVMPFGLKNAGATYQRAMLTLFHDMMHKEIEVLVDDMIAKSREGENHVQILKKLFERLRKYRLRLNPAKCSFGVKCGKLLGFVVSDKGIEMDPDKVRAIRSMPAPKTKKDVRGRRILEFGMKSAKKLSRKSSSIY